From the genome of Pelosinus fermentans DSM 17108:
TCGGTGCTGGCTTTGTATTGATAACAGCAGGCGTTGATCTTTCTGCCGGACGTGTTGTAGGTTTGGCTGCTGTATTATCCGGTTCTATGCTGCAAATCGCAGATTACTCGCGACGGTTTTTTCCAAACCTGCCTGATTTGCCAATCTGGATCCCGATTCTCGTGGCTGTTATTGGTGGTCTGATTGTAGGTATACTCAATGGATGGATTGTGGCTAAATTTAGTGTACCACCGTTTATTGCAACATTGGGTACTTACGTTATGGTTTATGGCGTAAATTCGATTTACTTTGATATGAAGCCTAATGAATCACAGCCAATTGGTGGTCTACGGCCTGACTTTACAATCATCGGCTCGGGATCAATTGGTACTGGTCCCTATTCGATTCCCTATATAGTACTGATAGCCCTGATCGTATCGTTTGTAGTTTGGGTAATCTTTAACAAAACAAAGCTAGGTAAAAATATGTATGCTATTGGCGGTAATATCAATGCTGCCAAAGTTTCAGGAATTAATGTTGGTCTTAATTTGATTATGATCTATGCAATTGCCGGGGCGCTTTATGGCTTTGCTGGTGTATTGGAGGCTGCAAGAACAGGTGGCGCGACTAACAATTATGGTAACATGTATGAATTAGATGCCATTGCTGCTTGTGTCGTAGGTGGTGTTTCTACAACTGGCGGTATTGGCACAGTGCCAGGTATACTGGTAGGAGTTGTGATTTTTACTGTTATTAACTATGGTTTAACCTTTGTTGGAATGAACCCTTATTGGCAGCTTATTATAAAAGGTCTCATTATTGTCTCGGCGGTTGCAGTAGATATTCGAAAATATATTTCCAAAACCTAAGAAAAACGCTCCGCGTCCTTTTAAGAGAAGACCTTTTGAACGCGAAGACACGAAGGATAGGAGAACACGAAGTAATTTATAAACGTTTGCCATGAAAAAACAAAGTGACTACCGATTGGCAGCCACTTTGTTTTTTATTGATTGTATGTATTACAGTTTATATCAAAAGGGATTAAAGGAAAAAAGGCTGGAAGTAGAATTAACATAAAGAACTTTCTGCTTTCGTTTTTTTGTTATTGGTGTGTGTCTAGCGTAGTTATACAACAACTCAGTTGTTATTTCA
Proteins encoded in this window:
- the mglC gene encoding galactose/methyl galactoside ABC transporter permease MglC, with product MNFDTKKLNEFFLQYAIYGVLIVLIIAIAIYNSNFLSINTLRDILMQSSTRVIIALGAGFVLITAGVDLSAGRVVGLAAVLSGSMLQIADYSRRFFPNLPDLPIWIPILVAVIGGLIVGILNGWIVAKFSVPPFIATLGTYVMVYGVNSIYFDMKPNESQPIGGLRPDFTIIGSGSIGTGPYSIPYIVLIALIVSFVVWVIFNKTKLGKNMYAIGGNINAAKVSGINVGLNLIMIYAIAGALYGFAGVLEAARTGGATNNYGNMYELDAIAACVVGGVSTTGGIGTVPGILVGVVIFTVINYGLTFVGMNPYWQLIIKGLIIVSAVAVDIRKYISKT